The DNA window CATGCCGATCGAGAACTGATGGACGAAGGGTTGGCCATTGGCCGTGGCCATGTCGACCGCGATGATCTCGCCGTCGGCGAAGGATTCCAGCGCGGCATCAAGCGATTGCGGAATGCCGAGACCGCGTGCGAACAGGTTCATGGTGCCGGCCGGCAATATGGCAAGCGCCTTTCTCTTGCCCATCAGCCTGGCGGCCGCGGCCGAAATGGTTCCGTCCCCGCCTCCGGCGAGCACGACATCGACGCTACGGCGCGAGGCAGCGCTGTCGAGGGTTTCCACCACGTCCTTGCCGGCAACGACATCAATGCTGAGAGCATGGCCTGCCGTCTCCAGTGTCTGGCGCATCTTGTCGGAAAGGGCGGCGAGGTCGGTGGTGCGCAAGGTGCCGCCGTCTCGGTTCAGCACCGCCGCAAATTTCATGCCCCGCTCCGTTTGCCAGCCAAAACGCGCCGGGCGAGCCCAGCCGCAGGCTGAAACGTGGCAATACGGGAAAGGTTCCGTTGGAAGGGTGCAATTCAGCGCATGTTCTCAAGCCGCCGCGCAACCGCTCCGTGTTTCTGGCCGCCGACTCCGGGCCGATTTTGTCGGAACAACAGCATGGTCACGACGTTGTGAACCCGTGGAGATGCCACGCCCGATCTTCCCAGCGACGGTTCAATCGGGCGCGGCGTGCACGAAATCACGCACGAGGAGAGACTATCATGATCCGCACCCTTTTAGCCACAACCGCACTCGCAACGCTGATCGCGACCGGCGCCTTCGCACAGAGCGCGACCCCGGCTCCAGCGGGCGCACCTGCCGTTCAGGAGCCAGCCGCAGCCGCTTCGGTGCCGCGCGCCGAAGGCAGCATCGTCACCAACATCATCGGCGAATCCGTCTATAACGGCACGGGCGACGATGCCGAGAACATCGGCAAGGTCAGCGATGTCGTCTTCGACAAGGACGGCATGGCGAAATCCGTCGTTATCGGCGTCGGCGGCTTTCTGGGCGTAGGCGCGAAAAATGTCGCCTTCGAATACGACAAGCTGCAGTGGGCCGAGAAGAATGGCGACCGCTGGCTGGTTGCCCACACAACCAAGGAAGAATTGAAGGCGCATCCGGAGTTTGACAGCAAGCCTTATGGACCCCCGCCAGCGCCAGCCGCGTCCACGGATGCGACAGCTCCCACGGCGCCGGCGACAACGGATACCGCGCAGAAACCTGTCGACATGAATGCCACCCCGGCGGAGCCGGTGAAGCGCGCCGACGGCAACCTTGCCACCAATATCCTTGGTGAGACCGTCTACAACGGTACCGGTGACGACGCGCAGAAAATCGGCAGTGTCAACGACATCGTGCTCTCCAACGAGGGCAAGGCCGAATCGCTGGTGATCGGGGTGGGTGGGTTTCTTGGGCTAGGCGCCAAGAATGTCACCTATGATTTCGGCAAGGCACAGTGGGCGGAGAAGAACGGTGACCGCTGGCTGGTGGCGCAGACGACAAAGGAAGAGTTGCAGGCGCAACCGGATTTCAACCGCAAGGCCTATGATCCGGTACCGGCGACGACCGCATCCAACGAACCCGCGGCGACTGCACCGGCCACGACCTCGGCCCCGGCCACCGCTCCGGCGGACAAGACAGCCGAGGCTCCTGCCGCGACGGCTCCCGACCAGACGCAGACGGCAGCCATCGACAAGTCCACGCTGACCGCAATGCCGGTCGGCGAGATCAAGGCCGGCGACCTCAAGGGCACCACGGTTTACGGCGCCAATGATGCCAAGGTCGGCGAGATCAGCGATGTCGTGCTGACGCCCGACAACAAGACCGATGCCGTGATCGTCGACGTCGGCGGCTTCCTCGGCATTGGCGGGAAGGAGGTCGCGGTTGGCCTGGATAATCTTAAATTCATGACCGACAAGAACGGCAAGAAGTATCTCTACACGACCTTCACAAAGGAACAGCTGCAGGCGCAAACCGCCTATGACAAGG is part of the Mesorhizobium loti genome and encodes:
- a CDS encoding PRC-barrel domain-containing protein, encoding MIRTLLATTALATLIATGAFAQSATPAPAGAPAVQEPAAAASVPRAEGSIVTNIIGESVYNGTGDDAENIGKVSDVVFDKDGMAKSVVIGVGGFLGVGAKNVAFEYDKLQWAEKNGDRWLVAHTTKEELKAHPEFDSKPYGPPPAPAASTDATAPTAPATTDTAQKPVDMNATPAEPVKRADGNLATNILGETVYNGTGDDAQKIGSVNDIVLSNEGKAESLVIGVGGFLGLGAKNVTYDFGKAQWAEKNGDRWLVAQTTKEELQAQPDFNRKAYDPVPATTASNEPAATAPATTSAPATAPADKTAEAPAATAPDQTQTAAIDKSTLTAMPVGEIKAGDLKGTTVYGANDAKVGEISDVVLTPDNKTDAVIVDVGGFLGIGGKEVAVGLDNLKFMTDKNGKKYLYTTFTKEQLQAQTAYDKGSYAEKRDQQRMIVR